The following are encoded in a window of Panicum virgatum strain AP13 chromosome 5N, P.virgatum_v5, whole genome shotgun sequence genomic DNA:
- the LOC120675430 gene encoding uncharacterized protein LOC120675430, translating to MPKHTFALSVILLILLFNASAGQTIVVGNDNAITAKLIMGHSRKILTEVQDYDYGGANSRHDPRRRPGIGGRNG from the exons ATGCCTAAACACACTTTTGCACTCAGCGTCATCCTTTTAATTCTTCTCTTCAATGCATCTGCAG GCCAAACCATAGTAGTTGGAAATGATAATGCTATTACTGCAAAGTTGATAATG GGTCACAGCAGAAAGATTCTTACAGAGGTTCAGGATTATGATTATGGAGGGGCAAACTCTAGGCATGATCCTCGCAGAAGGCCGGGGATTGGGGGCAGGAATGGCTAG
- the LOC120675396 gene encoding protein PLASTID TRANSCRIPTIONALLY ACTIVE 7-like, which translates to MAMAMASFAVASHHRGAHLAAGFPSTAREGGRVGRSGVTISMRAQKKKSSGDSGSSSGGGGAGGDGRASGGRRVWRRRKLTKEDDTLRYKLDRIPFLEEKVRKVRENGKIICLDINQLMLSQENRFAFTMEVAEEANAYLEKNRHEYGLKKPILHVISDRMNEAGFSRPEGYLYPYPIKPGPYFIKEEGS; encoded by the exons ATGGCTATGGCAATGGCTTCCTTCGCCGTCGCTTCCCACCACCGCGGCGCCCACCTGGCCGCAGGCTTCCCCTCCACCGCGCGAGAAGGCGGGAGGGTCGGCCGCAGCGGCGTCACCATCTCCATGAGAGCCCAG aagaagaagagcagtgGCGACTCTGGGAGTAGCAGTGGGGGCGGAGGTGCAGGCGGGGACGGGCGGGCCAGTGGCGGGCGGCGAGTGTGGCGTCGTCGGAAATTG ACCAAAGAGGATGACACATTGCGTTACAAGTTGGATCGTATCCCTTTCTTAGAAGAGAAGGTGAGAAAAGTAAGGGAGAATGGGAAGATCATATGCTTGGACATTAATCAGCTGATGTTATCTCAAGAGAATAGATTTGCTTTCACCATGGAGGTGGCTGAAGAAGCTAATGCCTATCTTGAGAAGAACAGGCATGAATATGGGTTGAAGAAACCTATACTGCATGTCATCAGTGACCGCATGAATGAAGCTGGGTTTTCTCGACCAGAGGGTTACCTTTATCCTTATCCTATCAAGCCCGGTCCTTATTTCATTAAAGAAGAGGGAAGCTGA
- the LOC120675431 gene encoding uncharacterized protein LOC120675431 produces MGVMGRFRIFVVQEPVVAASCLIAGFGLFLPAVVRPILDSFETAKQVPQPPLSDVVAGVTGKK; encoded by the exons ATGGGCGTGATGGGGAGGTTCAGGATCTTCGTGGTGCAGGAGCCGGTCGTCGCCGCATCCTGCCTCATCGCCGGCTTTG GTCTTTTTCTTCCAGCCGTTGTCAGGCCCATCTTGGATTCTTTTGAGACTGCCAAACAAGTTCCTCAACCACCTCTAAGTGAT GTGGTTGCTGGTGTAACAGGCAAGAAATGA